A region of Saimiri boliviensis isolate mSaiBol1 chromosome 8, mSaiBol1.pri, whole genome shotgun sequence DNA encodes the following proteins:
- the EIF4A2 gene encoding eukaryotic initiation factor 4A-II isoform X1 yields MSGGSADYNSREHGGPEGMDPDGVIESNWNEIVDNFDDMNLKESLLRGIYAYGFEKPSAIQQRAIIPCIKGYDVIAQAQSGTGKTATFAISILQQLEIEFKETQALVLAPTRELAQQIQKVILALGDYMGATCHACIGGTNVRNEMQKLQAEAPHIVVGTPGRVFDMLNRRYLSPKWIKMFVLDEADEMLSRGFKDQIYEIFQKLNTSIQVVLLSATMPTDVLEVTKKFMRDPIRILVKKEELTLEGIKQFYINVEREEWKLDTLCDLYETLTITQAVIFLNTRRKVDWLTEKMHARDFTVSALHGDMDQKERDVIMREFRSGSSRVLITTDLLARGIDVQQVSLVINYDLPTNRENYIHRIGRGGRFGRKGVAINFVTEEDKRILRDIETFYNTTVEEMPMNVADLI; encoded by the exons ATGTCTGGTGGCTCTGCGGATTATAACAG CAGAGAACATGGCGGCCCAGAGGGAATGGACCCCGATGGTGTCATCGAG AGCAACTGGAATGAGATTGTTGATAACTTTGATGATATGAATTTAAAGGAGTCTCTTCTTCGGGGCATCTATGCTTACGGTTTTGAGAAGCCTTCCGCTATTCAGCAGAGAGCTATTATTCCCTGTATTAAAG GGTATGATGTGATTGCTCAAGCTCAGTCAGGTACTGGCAAGACAGCCACATTTGCTATTTCCATCCTGCAACAGTTGGAGATTGAGTTCAAGGAGACCCAAGCACTAGTATTGGCCCCCACCAGAGAACTGGCTCAACAG ATCCAAAAGGTAATTCTGGCACTTGGAGACTATATGGGAGCAACTTGCCATGCCTGCATTGGTGGAACAAATGTTCGAAATGAAATGCAAAAGCTGCAGGCTGAAGCACCACATATTGTTGTTGGTACACCTGGGAGAGTGTTTGATATGTTAAACAGAAGATACCTTT CTCCAAAATGGATCAAAATGTTTGTTTTGGATGAAGCAGATGAAATGTTGAGTCGTGGGTTTAAGGATCAAATCTATGAGATTTTCCAAAAACTAAATACAAGTATTCAG GTTGTGTTGCTTTCTGCCACAATGCCAACTGATGTGTTGGAAGTGACCAAAAAATTCATGAGAGATCCAATTCGAATTCTGGTGAAAAAGGAAGAATTGACCCTTGAAGGAATCAAACAGTTTTATATTAATGTTGAGAGAGAG GAATGGAAGTTGGATACACTTTGTGACTTGTATGAGACGCTGACAATTACGCAGGCTGTTATTTTTCTCAATACAAGGCGCAAGGTAGACTGGCTGACTGAGAAAATGCATGCCAGAGACTTCACAGTTTCTGCTCTG CATGGTGACATGGACCAGAAGGAGAGAGATGTTATCATGAGGGAATTCCGATCAGGGTCAAGCCGTGTTCTGATAACTACTGACTTGTTG GCTCGCGGGATTGATGTGCAACAAGTGTCTTTGGTTATAAATTATGATCTACCTACCAATCGTGAAAACTATATTCACAG AATTGGCAGAGGGGGTCGATTTGGGAGGAAAGGTGTGGCTATAAACTTTGTTACCGAAGAAGACAAGAGGATTCTTCGTGACATTGAGACTTTCTACAATACTACAGTGGAGGAGATGCCCATGAATGTGGCTGATCTTATTTAA
- the EIF4A2 gene encoding eukaryotic initiation factor 4A-II isoform X2, which translates to MSGGSADYNREHGGPEGMDPDGVIESNWNEIVDNFDDMNLKESLLRGIYAYGFEKPSAIQQRAIIPCIKGYDVIAQAQSGTGKTATFAISILQQLEIEFKETQALVLAPTRELAQQIQKVILALGDYMGATCHACIGGTNVRNEMQKLQAEAPHIVVGTPGRVFDMLNRRYLSPKWIKMFVLDEADEMLSRGFKDQIYEIFQKLNTSIQVVLLSATMPTDVLEVTKKFMRDPIRILVKKEELTLEGIKQFYINVEREEWKLDTLCDLYETLTITQAVIFLNTRRKVDWLTEKMHARDFTVSALHGDMDQKERDVIMREFRSGSSRVLITTDLLARGIDVQQVSLVINYDLPTNRENYIHRIGRGGRFGRKGVAINFVTEEDKRILRDIETFYNTTVEEMPMNVADLI; encoded by the exons ATGTCTGGTGGCTCTGCGGATTATAACAG AGAACATGGCGGCCCAGAGGGAATGGACCCCGATGGTGTCATCGAG AGCAACTGGAATGAGATTGTTGATAACTTTGATGATATGAATTTAAAGGAGTCTCTTCTTCGGGGCATCTATGCTTACGGTTTTGAGAAGCCTTCCGCTATTCAGCAGAGAGCTATTATTCCCTGTATTAAAG GGTATGATGTGATTGCTCAAGCTCAGTCAGGTACTGGCAAGACAGCCACATTTGCTATTTCCATCCTGCAACAGTTGGAGATTGAGTTCAAGGAGACCCAAGCACTAGTATTGGCCCCCACCAGAGAACTGGCTCAACAG ATCCAAAAGGTAATTCTGGCACTTGGAGACTATATGGGAGCAACTTGCCATGCCTGCATTGGTGGAACAAATGTTCGAAATGAAATGCAAAAGCTGCAGGCTGAAGCACCACATATTGTTGTTGGTACACCTGGGAGAGTGTTTGATATGTTAAACAGAAGATACCTTT CTCCAAAATGGATCAAAATGTTTGTTTTGGATGAAGCAGATGAAATGTTGAGTCGTGGGTTTAAGGATCAAATCTATGAGATTTTCCAAAAACTAAATACAAGTATTCAG GTTGTGTTGCTTTCTGCCACAATGCCAACTGATGTGTTGGAAGTGACCAAAAAATTCATGAGAGATCCAATTCGAATTCTGGTGAAAAAGGAAGAATTGACCCTTGAAGGAATCAAACAGTTTTATATTAATGTTGAGAGAGAG GAATGGAAGTTGGATACACTTTGTGACTTGTATGAGACGCTGACAATTACGCAGGCTGTTATTTTTCTCAATACAAGGCGCAAGGTAGACTGGCTGACTGAGAAAATGCATGCCAGAGACTTCACAGTTTCTGCTCTG CATGGTGACATGGACCAGAAGGAGAGAGATGTTATCATGAGGGAATTCCGATCAGGGTCAAGCCGTGTTCTGATAACTACTGACTTGTTG GCTCGCGGGATTGATGTGCAACAAGTGTCTTTGGTTATAAATTATGATCTACCTACCAATCGTGAAAACTATATTCACAG AATTGGCAGAGGGGGTCGATTTGGGAGGAAAGGTGTGGCTATAAACTTTGTTACCGAAGAAGACAAGAGGATTCTTCGTGACATTGAGACTTTCTACAATACTACAGTGGAGGAGATGCCCATGAATGTGGCTGATCTTATTTAA